TGTCCTGACATTGCATTAATGTCCTGGTGCCAGCTACATTTATCGTCCCCACTGAACTTGTTGATCATCAACCTCGTCCTCACAGGTATCATCCTCACATGTGCCAACTATATTTACCATCCACATCGAGCCAGTTGCCAACTAAACCTCGTCGTCCTGACATGTGTTGTTTCAAAATAATGTTCTAGTGTGAGCAACATTTACCATCCCCATCGAACCACTTGCCAACTAAATCTCGTCCTGACATGTGTTGTTTCAAAATAATGTTCTAATGTGAGCTACATTTATCGTCCCCACCGAACGAGTTGCCAACTACTCCCCTCAACCTTACGTGTGCAGTTTTCAGTTGATTTGTCCTGGCCAGTTACATTTACCGTCCCACCAAACCAGTTGTCAGCCGGGTCGAACATTTGACACAACGTGGTACCGGCATGAAACACGTGTATCTTCTCACTACCCATGCATACATCACGCACCCATATAACGGACAAAGGCTGAACCCCAACACTCGTCCGCCACAACTTCACACTCCACCCTTCTCATAGCTTGCACGTCCAAGGAAAGGAGATCATGGAGGTGAAGAAGAGGGCGGCCGCCATTGCCGCACTGTGCGtgctcctcgtcatgtcagtgccGCCCCAGCAGCGGGCGGCCGCCGAGACCTTCTGCGAGTGCTACCAGCCCTGCCACGACGGGTGCAGCCGCAGCGGATGGATCTGCAAAGTCGACTGCATCCAGAAATGCAAGGAAGAAGGCTACCCCGAGGAGAGCCGCGCCGCCTGCCTCTGGGTCTGCAGCACCGACTCCGTCTGCGGCCCGTCGGCGGCGCCCACCGGTAAGATGACGACGGGTCACCTTACTTGCATTGCATTTCTGCTCCGTTTATGGATGAATTCTCCTCAACATCGATGCAATATACATGGTCTCTCCTTTTTCTGTTGACACAAAGAAGAATCGTCTGTTCTAGCTGATGATCTTGTGCTCGCGTTGGCCATTTTGCAGATGCAGAAGGCGCTGCGGCTTGTAAGCACGAGTGCCACAGGAGGTGGGGCCTGGTTTAACGCCCAGCAGCAACCTGCCAAATAAGGAGCTGAATGGCCAGTGGATCATGGGGTCGTATCATGTTGAACGGCTGTGATTGCCAAACAAATCAATAAAATGTGTTTCCGCGCGTCCGCGCATCACTTGTGTGAAGTTTTGCAGATCTCAAAGTGGCATGTTTATATCATAACAGGTTAAAACATTAGCAATCTCACACAAACCTTCCTGAATCCAGCGAAAGCAAGCAACTCAACATTGATCAGTCAGAAAACAGATAAAAAACAAACACGCAAAATGGGACAGGAGCAGAAATTTGATGCCGAATCCTCTCCGTCAGATACAACGTggaacaacaagcaaaacaaaacagtAAAAATATGAACACACACAGAATGCATGCAAGCAAAGATCAACTGGAAGGTACTGATTAATACAAGCAATTCTTATGTCTCCATGTAAGTTGGCCAATTGACTGCGTTCGATAACAAGACGGGTTTGAGCAAAATAAGTGATTAGTTCCTACGAATCCACTTCACATCTGACCACTGCATTCTACATAAGGGGTAAATTTCCGTGTGCATCGCATCAAACGAGCCACTTCTTCATCTCAGCCACCGAAACGTAACTCTGATACCTGCAGGACATGGAAAAGCCATCAAATTGATATCTGCGACTTTGTATGACTCGAGCAATAAAAATTAGTTTCACTGTTGTGGAGATCGCCAAATTTGAATCATCACAACATTATTAGACGAAACCAACATCACAAACAGAGGCTAGAATATCAGTTATTGGCTATATCTGATCCCAATAGAGGCTAAAATATCTGTGTGTTAGAGTTTATGTAATCTCAACCTCTTCCTTTCTTGTATCCCTTTCAAACTCTTGTAACTCTATCTTGTAAACCAAGGCATCGCCTGCCCACATCAATATATACAGCTGCGGCTCCCCTCGatgggagtaggaacgcttcataACTTTACATGGTCATCAGAGCCCCTCTTCCATACATCTAGCCACAAACCAGAAAACAAAACCCTAGATCATATCCGCGATCGCCGTCATGGCTTCCTCAGTCGGCGTTGCCCTGAACCTTGGTTCGCCTCCGTCGGAAAAACTTGCGAGAGGAAACTTCATCCTCTGGAAGACGCAGGTTCTCCCAGCCCTGCGAGGTGCGCAGGTTACCGGGCTGCTGGACCACTCTGACACCGCTCCGCCGAAGATGGTGGAGGTCCCAAAGGCGGACAAAACTACGGCCCAAGAGCCGAATCCTTTGTATGGACCTTGGATCGCCAAAGATCAACAGGTTATGTCATATCTGCTCAACTCCATGTCTCCTGAGATCCTTGCACAGGTCGTCGGGAGGGACTCCACCTTCAAGCTCTGGACAACAATCAACAACCTCTTCGCCTCACAATCGCAGTCTCGGATTACCAATCTGAGGATTGCGATCACCAACACCAAAAAAGGCACCATGTCCAGTTCAGCATACATGGCGAAGATGAAGAGTCTCGGGGATGAACTAGCTGCTACTGGCCGTCCCGTCTCTGATCCGGAGATGGTGGActacatacactagtagaaaaacacctaatagtcccggttcgtaagggcctttagtcccggttcatgtaccgggactaatgggtcgttactaatacctccacccattagtcccggttcaaacacgaaccgggaccaatatgcctccacgtggccctgtgcgccgagcccagtcagggggcctttggtcccggttggtggcttcaaccgggaccaaaatgcatccacgcgtcagcattccagtggctggggtttttattttttttgaaaggaggggggttgggtgttttggggggttaatttaggtgtttcatatattgtgttagctagctaattaatagagagaagtgtcctctcttatgtccatgcttgatcgacgctacatactatatatacataagtgatcgagagaaccattcagtacagaagttcgtcatgcataccaagagaagtgatcgatcgacctctccttctctgagagattggtcgaacaacaagttttcgtatcatgtatccgacgctactggctacacacatgtacaatatgtataagatctcttaattacaaacccctagcatttgaaatcaatttccacatggtattctccggctttactgatgacgtggtcaagaaagaatcccgctaattcctattgaattgctttcatgcgatctggttctaggagttcattccgcatctgccacgtctaatttgaagaaaggggttaattaatacatatatgaatgaaactcaacagaaatgatggtgtaataaaatgaaattgtgaatattattgcttatgcacttcatattgtcttttagaatAGCCCCGTTTGTTTTTCAAAGTCGTAGTGTGGATGAACTCACACACGTAGTAttcacagaaatcattcccttcctcctgccacaagcattttacgagaaatagaggtcaatcaaactaataatgaagcattataaatggcattgatgaaagtatagctatagaatcaacgggagatgcgcgcaactagctagcccagtagtacttactttcgggtatgtatatcgcagctccttcggcagtcccggagcttctgcggtgaactgtttccaaaccctgcaagacaaagaaaataattattattacttgagatatcaggaaatgaacaaaaagttgccgatatggtgcgataatgatcgattgaacttacttgctgagcatttcagtcatgtccgcataggtttcgggatctttacatctcgagtctaagacggttactagtccccgctcaagcttaatctccagaagaatatagtggtacctgcgcacgcatgcataactcatcaattacatta
Above is a window of Triticum aestivum cultivar Chinese Spring chromosome 6B, IWGSC CS RefSeq v2.1, whole genome shotgun sequence DNA encoding:
- the LOC123133445 gene encoding uncharacterized protein — its product is MEVKKRAAAIAALCVLLVMSVPPQQRAAAETFCECYQPCHDGCSRSGWICKVDCIQKCKEEGYPEESRAACLWVCSTDSVCGPSAAPTDAEGAAACKHECHRRWGLV